In the [Clostridium] colinum genome, one interval contains:
- a CDS encoding S-layer homology domain-containing protein has product MKKNISSKIIKAMAISMAVTMGSTATMSTTAYAEELPAVNEDGEEDVVNVAPAPKENDIINVTTQEGVNYTFKVITPDNNGVSDVVGDSTSYAGTVDLVSIDNTVSDKAENNIFQGTLDSKTIRVKVLDGETKTYSFKITKIGDGTNNLSGNSTTATTIKANDISTVLTSDATEIGANAFNGVTVEGDLVFPEIIVDKDFKIGEKAFQNAHVKGNLDFSSIKDKTNKEGSIDLSKQPFKGDENNKGVMVDGSLITYKNEKPLPKTHKLQNNEFENVTIGKELKIAVSDTDIKELYKNATIGSEETEEVELIRTVQDYFKEGNLKGATINGIVNIMPKFNNEFNVRKSAFENSKVYQLNIKSQTKDRMFKSVDDAFKNAIIENINIEFDNVKFEDKGFFRGATIKNLGNISKESIIPTALLKGVTVPSDIFLEKVTKIEKDAFDVANTETVNIYLPTYEKNTVTIDANAFGDENGAPINLVVPFNTSQEDIEALKNHLTNKNVKISNQKAIVDGYIFEVGNKDNEVTLVDFQPVARARREVASFNNGTLNYENKEYKLTQIGNGTNPITTLTDEALKGHTDNVTTIADNAFKGNTNITNVNFKNVTTVGASAFEGASKVTTVELPKVTNIESKAFADTDVRTANLGKEATSTSVASDIFTGVKNLDKVETNSESKNTIISAVNNSSSNNVTVANGNNTETVKPSNPSGGVSTDGSGSSSTGSYDNGSGANIGVTNNNNTTENNTNTENNQTVVEDKKLTLDIIKLPSVEGEAKAFGDVSANHWAKAHIDKLSKAGIINGSNGNFNPNGQTKRADVTVMLVNLLGLQPQANNKFTDVNPSAYYAPYVGTASTYGIVNGSNGMFKPESIISRQDTMVMIAQILKSLDLDVNADASVLNKFNDSNEISSYAKESVVILVNSGIISGNNGKLNPTAPVTRAEMATIMSKLYDTLLSINK; this is encoded by the coding sequence ATGAAAAAAAATATTTCAAGTAAAATTATTAAAGCTATGGCTATTAGTATGGCTGTTACTATGGGGAGTACAGCTACTATGAGTACAACTGCTTATGCAGAAGAATTACCAGCTGTTAATGAAGATGGAGAAGAGGATGTTGTAAATGTAGCACCAGCACCTAAGGAAAATGATATAATTAATGTTACAACACAAGAAGGGGTAAATTATACTTTTAAAGTAATTACACCAGACAATAATGGAGTTTCTGATGTAGTAGGGGATAGCACAAGCTATGCAGGGACTGTAGATCTTGTTTCTATAGATAATACAGTATCAGATAAAGCAGAAAATAATATTTTTCAAGGAACTTTAGACTCAAAAACTATTAGAGTAAAAGTACTTGATGGAGAAACAAAAACTTATTCGTTTAAAATAACTAAAATAGGTGATGGAACAAACAATTTATCTGGAAATAGTACTACTGCTACAACTATTAAGGCTAACGATATATCAACAGTTCTTACAAGTGATGCTACAGAAATAGGAGCAAATGCTTTTAATGGTGTTACAGTAGAGGGTGATTTAGTATTCCCAGAAATAATTGTTGATAAAGATTTTAAAATAGGTGAGAAAGCTTTCCAAAATGCACATGTAAAAGGCAATTTAGATTTTTCAAGTATAAAAGATAAAACAAACAAAGAAGGTAGTATTGATTTATCTAAACAACCTTTTAAAGGTGATGAAAATAATAAAGGGGTTATGGTTGATGGTTCATTAATTACTTATAAAAATGAAAAACCATTACCTAAAACACATAAATTACAAAACAATGAGTTTGAAAATGTTACAATAGGAAAAGAATTAAAAATAGCAGTTAGTGATACAGATATAAAAGAATTATATAAAAATGCAACAATAGGTAGTGAAGAAACTGAAGAAGTTGAATTAATACGTACTGTTCAAGACTATTTTAAAGAAGGGAATTTAAAAGGAGCAACTATTAACGGTATTGTAAATATTATGCCTAAATTCAACAATGAATTTAATGTTAGAAAAAGTGCTTTTGAAAATTCTAAAGTATATCAGTTAAATATTAAATCTCAAACAAAAGATAGAATGTTTAAAAGTGTAGATGATGCATTTAAAAATGCAATTATTGAAAATATTAATATAGAATTTGATAATGTTAAGTTTGAAGACAAAGGTTTCTTTAGAGGAGCAACTATCAAAAATTTAGGTAATATCTCTAAAGAATCTATTATACCAACTGCTTTATTAAAAGGTGTAACAGTACCATCTGATATATTTCTTGAAAAAGTAACAAAAATTGAAAAAGATGCATTTGATGTAGCTAATACAGAAACAGTTAATATTTACTTACCAACTTATGAAAAAAATACAGTTACAATAGATGCTAATGCTTTTGGAGATGAAAACGGAGCACCAATTAATTTAGTAGTACCTTTTAATACTTCTCAAGAAGATATAGAGGCACTTAAAAATCATTTAACAAATAAAAATGTTAAAATTTCAAATCAAAAAGCTATTGTTGATGGGTATATTTTTGAAGTAGGTAATAAAGATAATGAAGTTACATTAGTAGATTTTCAACCAGTTGCAAGAGCTAGAAGAGAGGTAGCTTCATTTAATAACGGAACATTAAACTATGAAAACAAAGAATATAAATTAACACAAATAGGTAACGGAACTAATCCTATAACCACTTTAACAGATGAAGCTTTAAAAGGCCATACAGATAATGTAACAACTATAGCAGATAATGCATTTAAAGGAAATACAAACATTACAAATGTAAACTTTAAAAATGTTACAACTGTAGGAGCTAGTGCATTTGAAGGTGCATCTAAAGTAACAACTGTTGAATTACCTAAAGTTACAAACATAGAATCTAAAGCATTTGCAGATACTGATGTTCGTACAGCTAATTTAGGTAAAGAAGCAACAAGCACTTCTGTAGCATCAGATATATTTACAGGAGTTAAAAACCTTGATAAAGTTGAAACTAATAGTGAAAGTAAAAATACTATTATATCAGCAGTTAATAATTCCAGCTCAAATAATGTAACAGTTGCTAATGGTAATAATACAGAAACAGTAAAACCAAGCAACCCAAGTGGTGGTGTTTCAACAGATGGTTCAGGTTCAAGCTCAACAGGCTCTTATGATAATGGTAGTGGAGCTAACATAGGTGTTACTAACAATAATAATACGACAGAAAACAATACAAACACAGAAAATAATCAAACAGTTGTAGAAGATAAAAAACTTACATTAGATATTATTAAATTACCTAGTGTAGAAGGTGAAGCTAAAGCATTTGGAGATGTTTCTGCTAATCATTGGGCAAAAGCTCATATTGATAAATTATCTAAAGCAGGTATTATAAACGGTTCAAATGGAAACTTTAATCCTAATGGTCAAACAAAACGTGCAGATGTTACAGTTATGCTTGTTAATCTTTTAGGATTACAACCACAAGCTAACAATAAATTTACAGATGTTAATCCTTCTGCATATTATGCACCATATGTAGGAACTGCATCTACGTATGGTATAGTAAATGGGTCTAACGGTATGTTTAAACCAGAAAGTATAATATCTAGACAAGATACAATGGTTATGATAGCACAAATATTAAAATCATTAGATTTAGATGTTAATGCAGATGCAAGTGTATTAAATAAATTTAACGATTCAAATGAAATATCATCTTATGCAAAAGAAAGTGTAGTTATATTAGTTAACTCAGGTATTATATCTGGAAATAACGGTAAATTAAACCCTACTGCTCCTGTTACTAGAGCAGAAATGGCTACTATAATGTCTAAATTATATGATACTTTACTTTCAATTAATAAATAA
- a CDS encoding leucine-rich repeat protein, giving the protein MKKNLSKKTIKAMAVCIALLGSTVAMSGSVYAEEASAILEAESENLNKVHEIDNISNVATEDEGTLEVVTSNGVVNIMPKESGKFEVKENAFKNSTIRSINIKPQKENTIFESKENAFEGATIFTLKMDLKNAKFGSEGFFKGATINIISRLSEEKIIPANIFKGAIIPSYVYIEPTKIEKDAFDVANEDTVNILLGNYEKGKIDIDPDAFGTNAKINLVLPFNTSKEEVKEIKENLNNKSVTISYFELLVDGFMFERSNDNEMTLVGTYLPVPGGEKNSNELKFENGKLIIESEGNKTTYTLTKIGDGTKALTTLTDEKLKDHIDNVTTISNNAFKGNKNITNLKFKNVTTVGASAFEGASKLTTVKLPRVTNIQSKAFADTDVRTANLGKIATNTSVASDIFTGVKNLNKVITNSESKNTIIDAVNNSSSNNVTVNNEIHKQ; this is encoded by the coding sequence ATGAAGAAAAATTTATCTAAAAAAACTATTAAAGCTATGGCAGTTTGTATAGCTCTTTTAGGTAGTACTGTAGCTATGAGTGGAAGTGTTTATGCAGAAGAAGCAAGTGCTATCTTAGAGGCTGAAAGTGAAAATCTTAATAAAGTACATGAAATAGATAATATAAGTAATGTTGCAACAGAAGATGAAGGTACTTTAGAAGTAGTAACTAGTAATGGTGTTGTAAATATTATGCCTAAAGAGAGTGGAAAATTTGAAGTAAAAGAAAATGCATTTAAAAACTCTACAATAAGATCTATAAATATTAAGCCTCAAAAAGAGAATACAATATTTGAAAGTAAGGAAAATGCTTTTGAAGGAGCAACTATTTTTACTTTAAAAATGGATTTAAAAAATGCTAAGTTTGGAAGTGAAGGCTTTTTTAAAGGAGCTACTATTAACATAATAAGTAGACTTTCTGAAGAAAAGATTATCCCAGCAAATATATTCAAGGGTGCAATAATACCTTCTTATGTATATATTGAACCAACAAAAATCGAAAAAGATGCTTTTGATGTAGCTAATGAAGATACAGTTAATATTTTATTAGGAAATTATGAAAAAGGTAAAATAGATATAGATCCTGATGCTTTTGGAACAAATGCAAAAATTAATTTAGTATTACCTTTCAATACTAGTAAAGAAGAGGTAAAAGAAATTAAAGAAAACTTAAATAACAAAAGTGTTACTATTTCATATTTTGAATTATTAGTTGATGGATTTATGTTTGAAAGATCAAATGATAATGAAATGACATTGGTAGGAACATATCTTCCGGTACCTGGAGGAGAAAAAAATTCAAATGAGCTTAAATTTGAAAATGGTAAACTTATAATAGAATCAGAAGGAAATAAAACAACTTATACTTTAACTAAAATAGGTGATGGAACTAAAGCTCTTACTACATTAACAGATGAGAAGTTAAAAGACCATATAGATAATGTAACAACTATATCTAATAATGCATTTAAAGGGAATAAAAATATTACAAATTTAAAATTTAAAAATGTAACAACTGTAGGTGCTAGTGCATTTGAAGGTGCATCTAAATTAACAACAGTTAAATTACCTAGAGTTACAAATATACAATCTAAAGCATTTGCTGATACAGATGTTCGTACAGCTAATTTAGGTAAAATAGCAACAAATACTTCTGTAGCATCAGATATATTTACAGGAGTTAAAAACCTTAATAAAGTTATAACTAATAGTGAAAGTAAAAATACTATTATAGATGCAGTTAATAATTCTAGCTCAAATAATGTAACAGTTAATAATGAAATACATAAACAGTAA
- the tnpA gene encoding IS200/IS605 family transposase: MKDINSLSHSKWRCKYHIVFAPKYRRQEIYGKIKADIGKILRMLCERKGVKIIEAEACKDHIHMLVEIPPHLSVSQFMGYLKSKSSLMIFDRHANLKYKYGNRHFWCRGYYVDTVGRNQNAIKEYIKNQLEEDIANDQISLKEYIDPFMGRQSK, encoded by the coding sequence ATGAAAGACATAAATAGTTTATCACATTCTAAATGGAGATGCAAATATCATATAGTATTTGCACCAAAATATAGGAGACAAGAAATATATGGAAAAATAAAAGCAGATATAGGGAAAATATTAAGAATGCTGTGTGAAAGGAAAGGAGTTAAAATAATAGAGGCAGAAGCTTGTAAAGACCATATACATATGTTAGTAGAAATACCACCACATTTAAGTGTATCACAATTTATGGGGTATTTAAAAAGTAAAAGTAGCTTAATGATATTTGATAGGCACGCAAATTTAAAGTATAAATATGGGAATAGGCATTTTTGGTGTAGAGGATATTATGTAGATACAGTAGGTAGAAATCAAAATGCAATAAAAGAATACATAAAAAATCAATTAGAAGAAGATATAGCAAATGACCAAATAAGTTTAAAAGAATATATAGACCCATTTATGGGTAGACAGAGTAAGTAG
- a CDS encoding LCP family protein: MKNKRKNKKQKKKSLVKKFFTIVFSILTIYFIGLICFFVYAFMTSDNNTKTNNSIVNKVVEKVAPQAPERTLALIACTDEGEGRTDGIMLVGYNSVNNQITLVSIPRDIKVSIPDDMWEVMVQNEPSIKGDNPSFKKINAIPNYGKDRGMEFLEKYLEDLLDVEIDYYVHFNLKGFRYIIDSVGGIEFDVPQRMYYSDPTQDLYINLKPGVQLLDGKKAEQLLRFRTYPQGDLKRVEVHQAFMKVFFEKILSLDSIISNPKAYLTTLTEYIDTNFTLSDALKYVNEIKEIDVNAIQNYTLPCTPKNINGVSFVIVDDQQVKEFAYEMFKKPTVKPEDIVYEDSFDKSIQVLNGSYTSGLAGKTKELLQNNGYIVGKIGDSSSAKSKETKIYVSKVGEGNDLQKYFNNAKIVVNPQKVSEFGYDITIVLGTEDSIKEDTSTSTSE; encoded by the coding sequence ATGAAAAATAAAAGAAAAAATAAAAAACAAAAGAAAAAAAGCTTAGTTAAAAAGTTTTTTACAATAGTTTTTTCTATACTTACAATATATTTTATAGGGCTAATATGCTTTTTTGTATATGCTTTTATGACAAGTGATAATAACACTAAAACAAATAATAGTATCGTAAATAAAGTAGTAGAAAAAGTTGCACCTCAAGCTCCAGAAAGAACATTAGCTCTTATAGCTTGTACAGACGAAGGAGAAGGCAGAACAGACGGTATAATGCTTGTTGGTTATAATTCTGTAAATAATCAAATAACTTTAGTATCTATACCTAGGGACATCAAAGTTAGTATCCCTGATGATATGTGGGAAGTTATGGTACAAAACGAACCTAGCATTAAAGGGGATAACCCTTCTTTTAAAAAGATAAATGCTATACCTAACTATGGTAAAGACCGTGGTATGGAATTTTTAGAAAAATATTTAGAAGACTTACTAGACGTAGAAATAGACTATTATGTGCATTTTAACCTTAAAGGCTTTAGATATATAATAGATTCTGTTGGTGGTATAGAATTTGATGTTCCTCAAAGAATGTATTACTCTGACCCAACTCAAGATTTATATATAAATCTCAAACCTGGAGTGCAACTTTTAGATGGTAAAAAAGCTGAACAACTTTTACGTTTTAGAACATATCCTCAAGGCGATTTAAAAAGGGTAGAAGTTCATCAAGCATTTATGAAAGTATTTTTTGAGAAAATACTTAGCCTAGATTCTATTATATCTAACCCTAAAGCTTATCTTACAACATTAACCGAATATATAGATACAAACTTTACATTATCTGATGCCTTAAAATATGTAAATGAAATAAAAGAAATAGATGTTAATGCTATTCAAAATTATACTCTCCCTTGTACTCCTAAAAATATAAATGGAGTATCTTTTGTAATAGTTGATGACCAACAAGTAAAAGAGTTTGCATATGAAATGTTTAAAAAACCAACTGTAAAACCAGAGGACATTGTATATGAAGATAGCTTTGATAAATCTATTCAAGTTTTAAACGGTAGCTATACCTCAGGATTAGCTGGAAAAACTAAAGAACTTCTTCAAAATAATGGGTACATTGTAGGTAAAATAGGTGATTCTTCATCTGCTAAGTCTAAAGAAACTAAAATATATGTTAGCAAAGTTGGAGAAGGTAATGACTTACAAAAATATTTCAATAATGCTAAAATAGTGGTTAATCCACAAAAAGTATCTGAATTTGGCTATGATATAACTATTGTTTTAGGTACTGAAGATAGCATAAAAGAAGATACCAGCACTAGCACAAGTGAATAA
- a CDS encoding glutamine--tRNA ligase/YqeY domain fusion protein, with protein MENENNALSQTGNFIHNYIQKDLEGNLNKIHTRFPPEPNGYLHIGHAKSICLNFGLANYYGGKCNLRFDDTNPAKEDDEFVRSIKEDIKWLGFDWEDRLYFASSYFDKMYDCAVQLIKKGKAFVCDLTPEQIREKRGSLNSPGEESPYRNRSIEENLELFEKMKNGEFKDGEKTLRAKIDMSSPNINMRDPVIYRIAHIPHHKTGDKWCIYPMYDFAHPLEDAFEEITHSICTMEFEDHRPLYDWFINELDFKIKPRQIEFAKLNLSNTIMGKRYLRQLVEEGKVDGWDDPRLVTLSGIRRRGYTPESIKNFCQMVGVSKASSVVDTAQLEYCIREDLKAKVNVVMAVLDPIKVVITNYPEDTEETLIIENNPENEELGNREVMFSRELYIEREDFLEDAPKKFFRLSVGKEVRLKGAYFIMCNEVIKDENGHIIELRCTYDPETKSGSGFTGRKVKGTIHWVSAKHAVKATVNLYDSLVMPSEDEKELIENPNSLVTLNNAYIEPSILSANKMDRFQFIRNGYFVADNKYFDKNNLVFNRIVSLKSSFKP; from the coding sequence ATGGAAAATGAAAATAATGCCTTATCTCAAACTGGCAATTTTATACATAACTATATACAAAAAGATTTAGAGGGAAATCTTAATAAAATACACACTAGATTTCCACCAGAACCAAATGGCTATCTTCATATAGGACACGCCAAAAGTATTTGTTTAAACTTTGGACTTGCAAACTATTATGGTGGAAAATGTAATCTTCGTTTTGATGACACAAACCCTGCTAAAGAAGATGATGAATTTGTACGTTCAATAAAAGAGGATATTAAATGGCTTGGGTTTGATTGGGAAGATAGACTTTATTTTGCTTCTAGCTATTTTGATAAAATGTATGATTGTGCTGTACAGCTTATAAAAAAAGGTAAAGCCTTTGTTTGTGATTTAACACCAGAACAAATTAGAGAAAAAAGAGGCTCTTTAAATAGTCCTGGTGAAGAAAGTCCTTACAGAAACCGTTCTATAGAAGAAAATTTAGAACTTTTTGAAAAAATGAAAAATGGTGAATTTAAAGACGGCGAAAAAACTTTAAGAGCAAAAATAGATATGTCTTCGCCTAATATAAATATGCGAGACCCAGTTATATATAGAATAGCTCATATTCCTCACCATAAAACAGGTGATAAATGGTGTATATATCCTATGTATGACTTTGCTCACCCTCTTGAAGATGCCTTTGAAGAAATAACTCATTCTATTTGTACAATGGAATTTGAAGACCACCGTCCTTTATATGACTGGTTTATAAACGAGCTAGACTTTAAAATAAAACCACGACAAATAGAATTTGCAAAACTTAATTTATCTAACACAATTATGGGTAAAAGATATTTAAGACAACTTGTAGAAGAAGGGAAAGTAGATGGCTGGGACGACCCTCGTCTTGTTACTTTATCTGGTATTAGAAGAAGAGGATACACGCCTGAGTCTATAAAAAACTTTTGTCAAATGGTTGGTGTGTCTAAAGCATCTAGTGTTGTAGATACGGCTCAGTTAGAATACTGTATAAGAGAAGATTTAAAAGCTAAAGTAAATGTTGTTATGGCAGTGTTAGACCCAATAAAAGTTGTTATAACAAATTATCCAGAAGACACTGAAGAAACTTTAATTATTGAAAATAACCCAGAAAATGAAGAACTAGGTAACAGAGAAGTTATGTTTTCTCGTGAGCTTTATATAGAAAGAGAAGATTTTTTAGAAGATGCACCTAAAAAGTTTTTTAGACTTTCTGTTGGTAAAGAAGTTAGGCTTAAAGGAGCTTACTTTATAATGTGTAATGAAGTTATAAAAGATGAAAATGGCCATATTATCGAGCTTAGATGTACTTATGACCCAGAAACAAAAAGTGGCTCTGGCTTTACTGGACGTAAAGTAAAAGGAACAATCCATTGGGTATCTGCAAAACACGCCGTTAAAGCTACTGTAAACTTATACGATAGCTTAGTTATGCCATCTGAAGATGAAAAAGAGCTTATAGAAAATCCTAATTCTTTAGTTACATTAAATAATGCTTATATAGAACCTTCTATTCTTTCGGCAAACAAAATGGATAGATTTCAATTTATAAGAAATGGATATTTTGTTGCAGATAATAAGTATTTTGATAAAAACAACCTTGTATTTAACAGAATTGTTTCTTTAAAAAGCTCTTTTAAACCTTGA